A region of the Mesotoga infera genome:
CCGAAGTGCTTCAGGCAATGGTTAATGAACTGATGCTTGAAGTTACGTTTACTCAAATCACTCAGTCAAGGTATTTGTTGATAGGTGAGATAAACGACATTGATAGCATGAAGAGTATTCTGTCAGATGCTGTTGTCGGAGAATCGAAGTTCCTGGATTACGAGATAATTATCGTTAGCAAAGAGTTCAATGATTATCTTGTTGATGAAAGAATCAGGGAGGATTTAGATAATTCTTTGAATTCTATTGGAGTATCTACTTACATAGGTAAGTTTGATGACCGACTTCTGATTGTGGGGGAGAAAGCTCATGTAGATGTAGCTAAGAAACTGATTTCTGAGCTTGATGAAGCGTCAACTTTGTCTCAGTTAACCGAGAAGGTTTTTATTGAAGATCTTCCGTCTGTTAGCGGCTGGAGCATAGAGCAGATAACGCAGTTCCTTGAGTCTGCGGAGATTCATCTCAGATCGATCATAGAATACTCCGGTAGACTCATCGGAATAGGAACTCAGGTCGGTCTTGAAAACGCGAGAGCCGCGCTCAGTATCCTAGCCGTAGATTCGAAGCGGGAGTCGGTAAGAATCGAGAAGAATCTTGTGACCGAAACGCAGCTCAGAGAGATAATCTCCAAGCTGGATCTGAAAGTAGAGTTCGTAGATCTTGAGCGGCAGTGGCTGTTGATCGGTGAACCCGAGTCACTAATGATCATAACCAGGACAGTTGAAGAGGCGGCCGCAGACAAGGAGATCTCGAGATACATTACCGATCTGACCGTCAATCCGCAGGAACTTGCCGATCTTTTGAGAGAGTCAATCGAAGGAATCACCGTTCAGACCTTCACAGATCTCCAGATGCTGCTGATAAAGTCAAAGAGCTCCGTTTTGCTTGACGCGGCAGAGAAGATGGTTAGGGACGTTCAAGAGTCGAGAAAGGCCATCGATCCTCTTGAGAAGGGCATCGTTGTGACGGGTTCCACGGTCAGAATAAACGTTGCCGATCAGGATCTTGAGTCCCTTCTCAGGTTGGTTGCTGAAAAACTCGGCGTCTCGCTCCTTTTTGTGGATGAGATAGTCGAGAACGCGACAATGTCTATTGAAGGCCTTACGTGGGACGGGCTGGTGAAAGTCATCAATGCAACAAAACCGATCGAGATAAGCAAAATCGACGACATCTACGCTGTAACGAAGAAAGAACAGAAGGCCGGAGAAGAACCTACCGATGTCGAGCTTGTTTACCGTGTTTATCACAATGTTGAAGAAGTCACCAGATTGATTGAGTTCTACGGAGGCGAGGTTCTTTCCGATCCAGTGAACGGCTACATTGTTGTGAGAGGGCTTGCGAAGTCCAGAGTAGACAACATTTTCGATGAGATTGGATCTTCTCTTGCGCAACCTAAGAAACAGGTAAGGATTGAGACAAGACTGGTAGACAAGTCAATTGCTGATAGGATCACTCGAGAGCTCACGACTGAATTTGATGTGAACAATGCTGAGGTCCTTGTTAAGAGCGGTTCAATAGATCTGAACTTCAAATTGATAGACTATTTGGACATCACTCAATTGATAGATGATATCGTAAACACAGCCACGCTAGATGTTAATGCAAAATTGAGTGATGGTGATACTGATTCAGATTTGATTTCGAGCCCTTCAATCGTCTCAGTTAGTGGTCAGGAAGCGAAGATCCATATTGGAGATACGATTCCTTATCTCGTTCGAACTATAGAGTATGTTGAAGGTATCCCTATAGAGATCGAGACCATCGAATATCTGAACACTGGAGTCGAACTAAGAATCACTCCAACCGTTAATGATGACGGTAAGATATTACTTGATCTCTATATAAAGGTAAGTGAGCCGGAGAAGTATGAGGTCGAGGGGAGAGTCCTCTATGGAGAGAAGACCAGAGAAGCGCAGAGCAGACTCATCATCTCGAACGGTAATACGCTAACAATTGGAGGGCTTGTCAACAGTAACGAAACGATAACACTCAACAAGATGCCTTTCTTGAGCGATCTACCTTTCATTGGCAAGCTGTTTACCACAGAGAACAGAACATCCGACAAGAGAGAATTGGTTATCTTCATCACAGCGGAGGTGGTCGAGCCGTGATAAGGAGACCCGTTGTCAGCGGGAAGTTCTATGCTGGTGACGGAGAGGATCTCAAAAGCCAGATAATGAATTGCTTCTTCCATCCAGTGGGACCCGGAAGTCTTCCAGTGACCTCTGAGAGGAGTGAGGGGACAATCGGCCTGATTGTCCCTCATGCCGGTTATATGGCGAGTGGCCCAGTCGCTGCATGGGCTTACTGGAAGGCCGCTTCACTTATGAAGCCTGCGACGGTGGTAATAGTGGGACCAAACCATACTGGTCTGGGAACGCACCTCTCATTGTGGCTTGACCAAGCCTGGGAAACTCCCCTGGGTAGTGTGGAGATAGATCATGAACTAGGAAAGAGAATAATTGCCATGTCAAATGGGATAATTGCTTCAGATACGGCCGGCCACCTATATGAACACTCTATAGAAGTCCAGCTTCCCTTTTTGCAATTCATCTACGACGATTTCAAAATAGTCCCGATTATCATGACGGATCAGAGGCTGGAGACGGCTTTGATGATGTCGGAAGTTCTGGAAAAAGTGTCGAGGGAACGGAAGGATCTCCTTATTATAGCGTCGTCGGATTTGAATCATTACGAGTCGCATGAGATCACTATGGAGAAAGACAGTGAACTCGTCGGTCTTCTGACAGAAAGGAAGTATAGAGAGGCCTACGATGTCTCGAGGGAAAAGAGAATAACTGCCTGTGGTTTAGGTCCCATAGTAGCAGTAAGGGAGGCCTTCAACTCTTTGGATGTGCTCAGCAATACGACGAGCGGTGCGATAATCGGAGACAGGTACAGAACGGTTGGTTACTTCGCAGCTCTGCTGAAATAACAACATCAGGAATGGGAGCGCATAACTCGCTTTGCCTTTGGTGTGCCACAAAAAACCCATGCTATAATTTCGATGAACTGGAGGTGTTGTGTGAAGACCTTAGTAGTGTTCCTGATGGCAATCATGACGGGATCCCTTGGTTTTGGTTCGTTGATTATAGATGGTATGCACTATTCCGGCATAGCTTCGGCAGGTGGAGAGCTTGTATACGACGGAATAAACGCAGCATATGTCATTAGCCAAATTGGAAAAAACTCATTCGAACTAGGAGGAAACTTCTCCTTCATATCTTCATCTTCTTCTGAAGAATTCTACAAGAGCGGTCATTTCAATACGATGTTGAAAGTATTTGCAGGGCAAGCCTACGATTTGACCGAAAAATCGGCTGCAGGACTTAGAGTCGCTTCCAGAGTCGGCCTAATGACGGCGAACTTTGACAAGTTTGGGATCTTCTTCTCGATTACTCCGGTCATCTACGTTCGGGTAGGTTTTCTTTCCTTCGGAGTCTCGCTGGGAGTTGAACTTGAGCAATTCTTCGGAATGGAAACTCTTCCCGTTTTTCATGCGGGCGGTGAGATTACTTACCGTTTTTAGCGGAGGTGAATATGAGAGAATTGGCTGTTGTGAAGGAGCTTGAAGGAAATATTGTGCTCCTCGAAAAAGCTCGTACAGAGGCCTGTTCAACTTGCGGCTCAAAAAATAGTTGCAGTGTCTCGTTAAGTGAGAAGAAGGTTACTATAAAGGCAATGAAAAATGGAGTTGAGATTCATTCGGGAGATACAGTTGAGATCGAGACGGGCAACCTGAGTGCAACCAGAGTATCTATGATTGTTTACGGAATTCCCCTTGCCGTCTTTCTTGTCGTGCTCACAACGATGAATACTATTCTTAGATCCGAGGTACTTGCACTCGGAGTTGCCTTTGCTTCCATAGCGGTGGTCTATGCTCTAATCGCAGTCTATGACAGAAAGAACAGAGAAAAACTCATGCCGAAGATTATCAGGAAGGTGGAGCTGCCGGATGAATTCATTGTTCGATGAAGACGCTCTTCGATTGCTGGAGTTTGACACAGTTCTTAAGGATGTTTCTCAGAAAGCAATTTCCAGGTACGGAAAAGAGAGAATAAAGGCTCTCAAGCCTCTGGCTGAGGATACCGGTCTTCTCTACAGAAGAGTTAGCGAGTTCAACATGATACTGATGAGGGAAGGAGAGCCACCCTTCACAGTCTTTCATGATCTCAACGATTATATTGGCAAAGTTAAGCGGGGATTCAGTCTCGGCGGTGAAGAGCTTTTCAGGAGCGCCGTGACTATGGAAAACATTTGTCGTTTGAAGGAGTTCTTCGATCGTGTTTCTCAGGACTTCCCGGCGGTGAGCGAGGTAGCAGTTCTTCTAGGTTGCGAACGCGGATTCATAGGCGATGTCAGAAAGAAGATTTCAGAGGATGGACAGATTAAGGACAACGCTTCTCAAGTTTTGAAGGAGATTAGAAATGAACTTAAGAGTCTTTCAAGGAACCTCAGGGGAAGGCTCGATTCGATAATGAACAGGTACAAGGACAGTCTGACAGATAGTCTGGTGCTCAGCAGGGAAGGAAGATACGTTTTACCACTCTCGGCAGGCAGGAAGAATGAGTATCAGGGTGTCATTCACGGTTCTTCGGGCAGCGGCGCAACGGTCTATTTTGAGCCTCAGGAGCTTATTGCTCTTAACGACTCGATGAGAATTCTTCAATCTAGAGAAGAAGAGGAAATCAGAAGAATATTGAGAGAGCTTACAACCCTTTTTTTTAGCACCTTTGAAAGACTTGAGCCATCACTGGAGGCCTTAGGTATTCTCGATGCTCTTTACGCTGCCTGTAGATACGCAAAGAAGAGAAAAGGGGTCTTCATTGGACCATCTCTTTCAAGCCGATTTTATCTCAAAGATGCCAGGCACCCTCTCATCAACGATGAAAAAGTGGTCCCGATTACGTTCACAATGGAAGAGGGGATAAATGGAGTTTTCATTACTGGCCCAAACACAGGTGGAAAGACGGTTGCAATGAAGACGATTGGTCTCGCGGTGCTTCTCATGCTTTGCGGACTTCCTGTACTCGCGGACCAGACATCGGAGATCCCCTTTTTCAGGATGCTGTTTGCAGACATTGGGGACGAGCAGTCCATCGAGCAGAGTCTGAGCACTTTCTCTTCTCATATATCAAGAATAATTAGAATAATCGGAAGCGTTGAAGGTGACTCTCTTGTGTTGCTTGATGAACTGGGCGCTGGAACCGATCCTGTTGAGGGATCGGCTCTGTCCATAGCGATAATAGAGAGGCTGTTGGAGAAGTCCAGACTGATCCTTACGACTCACTTGACCCCAATTAAGCTCTATGCTATGGAACGCTCAGACGTGGAGAATGCAAGTGTCGAGTTTGATGTTGCGAGCCTCAGGCCGACCTATAGACTGCTAATGGGTATTCCCGGCTCGTCAAATGCCATAGAGGTTTCAAAAAGGCTGGGGCTGCCGCCGGAAATAATTGAGAGAGCCCGTTCATATATGGACAGTGAAGCTAGAGACCTGGAGGCAGTAATTGGCAAACTCCACAAAGAAAGATCGTCACTGGAAGAAGAAAGAAGGGCTCTTCTCTTGACGAGAAAGGAACTTGAAGAAAGGACTCAGGTTTTTGAAGAGAAGCTTTCAATGATCAAAGAAAGACGATACCGCGAGGTAAGCAGAGAAATAGATGAACTGGAGGAAAGACTGGGATCCATTATCAAAGACATCGAAAGAGCGATAAGTCAGTCGAGGTCATCAAGCGAAAGAGACAAAGTTGCAGCAGTTAAGCGCCTGAACGAACTGAAAAGGGAAGTCGAGCTCTTCGGAAGCGCTTCTCCTGATAAGGGAGATTCGGTGATACCAGCTATCGGTGACTCGGTGAAGCTAATAGAAAGCGGCGCAGAAGGTACGGTTCGTGAATTTGATGGAGACAGAGTAGTCATTGACTCGGGGAAAATCACATTGAAGGTTCCGTTGTCGCGGGTCCGGGTTATTGGAAAAGTCACTGCTGAATCCGAGATGTCATCTCTTGAATTGGAGAACTTGAGCATAAGTCAGGAAATAGATATCAGAGGCAGTATCACAGAGGATGTTCCGATAATTATCGACGACTTTCTTCAAATGCTCAAGACAAATGGTAAGAAGCAGGGTTACATAATTCATGGAAAGGGTACTGGCAAGCTTGCTGAAGGAGTATGGAGCTACTTGAGGCGCACAAGAGGTGTCAAGAGCTTCAGAATCGGAACTCCTTCGGAAGGCGGGAGTGGCGTCACCGTTGTGGAGGTCTGAGAGGGATCATGAATACTGGGATAGACATCATCAATATTTCGCGTATGACGGAAGCCGTTGC
Encoded here:
- a CDS encoding type II and III secretion system protein; this encodes EVLQAMVNELMLEVTFTQITQSRYLLIGEINDIDSMKSILSDAVVGESKFLDYEIIIVSKEFNDYLVDERIREDLDNSLNSIGVSTYIGKFDDRLLIVGEKAHVDVAKKLISELDEASTLSQLTEKVFIEDLPSVSGWSIEQITQFLESAEIHLRSIIEYSGRLIGIGTQVGLENARAALSILAVDSKRESVRIEKNLVTETQLREIISKLDLKVEFVDLERQWLLIGEPESLMIITRTVEEAAADKEISRYITDLTVNPQELADLLRESIEGITVQTFTDLQMLLIKSKSSVLLDAAEKMVRDVQESRKAIDPLEKGIVVTGSTVRINVADQDLESLLRLVAEKLGVSLLFVDEIVENATMSIEGLTWDGLVKVINATKPIEISKIDDIYAVTKKEQKAGEEPTDVELVYRVYHNVEEVTRLIEFYGGEVLSDPVNGYIVVRGLAKSRVDNIFDEIGSSLAQPKKQVRIETRLVDKSIADRITRELTTEFDVNNAEVLVKSGSIDLNFKLIDYLDITQLIDDIVNTATLDVNAKLSDGDTDSDLISSPSIVSVSGQEAKIHIGDTIPYLVRTIEYVEGIPIEIETIEYLNTGVELRITPTVNDDGKILLDLYIKVSEPEKYEVEGRVLYGEKTREAQSRLIISNGNTLTIGGLVNSNETITLNKMPFLSDLPFIGKLFTTENRTSDKRELVIFITAEVVEP
- the amrB gene encoding AmmeMemoRadiSam system protein B, with the protein product MIRRPVVSGKFYAGDGEDLKSQIMNCFFHPVGPGSLPVTSERSEGTIGLIVPHAGYMASGPVAAWAYWKAASLMKPATVVIVGPNHTGLGTHLSLWLDQAWETPLGSVEIDHELGKRIIAMSNGIIASDTAGHLYEHSIEVQLPFLQFIYDDFKIVPIIMTDQRLETALMMSEVLEKVSRERKDLLIIASSDLNHYESHEITMEKDSELVGLLTERKYREAYDVSREKRITACGLGPIVAVREAFNSLDVLSNTTSGAIIGDRYRTVGYFAALLK
- a CDS encoding Fis family transcriptional regulator; this translates as MRELAVVKELEGNIVLLEKARTEACSTCGSKNSCSVSLSEKKVTIKAMKNGVEIHSGDTVEIETGNLSATRVSMIVYGIPLAVFLVVLTTMNTILRSEVLALGVAFASIAVVYALIAVYDRKNREKLMPKIIRKVELPDEFIVR
- a CDS encoding endonuclease MutS2, which translates into the protein MNSLFDEDALRLLEFDTVLKDVSQKAISRYGKERIKALKPLAEDTGLLYRRVSEFNMILMREGEPPFTVFHDLNDYIGKVKRGFSLGGEELFRSAVTMENICRLKEFFDRVSQDFPAVSEVAVLLGCERGFIGDVRKKISEDGQIKDNASQVLKEIRNELKSLSRNLRGRLDSIMNRYKDSLTDSLVLSREGRYVLPLSAGRKNEYQGVIHGSSGSGATVYFEPQELIALNDSMRILQSREEEEIRRILRELTTLFFSTFERLEPSLEALGILDALYAACRYAKKRKGVFIGPSLSSRFYLKDARHPLINDEKVVPITFTMEEGINGVFITGPNTGGKTVAMKTIGLAVLLMLCGLPVLADQTSEIPFFRMLFADIGDEQSIEQSLSTFSSHISRIIRIIGSVEGDSLVLLDELGAGTDPVEGSALSIAIIERLLEKSRLILTTHLTPIKLYAMERSDVENASVEFDVASLRPTYRLLMGIPGSSNAIEVSKRLGLPPEIIERARSYMDSEARDLEAVIGKLHKERSSLEEERRALLLTRKELEERTQVFEEKLSMIKERRYREVSREIDELEERLGSIIKDIERAISQSRSSSERDKVAAVKRLNELKREVELFGSASPDKGDSVIPAIGDSVKLIESGAEGTVREFDGDRVVIDSGKITLKVPLSRVRVIGKVTAESEMSSLELENLSISQEIDIRGSITEDVPIIIDDFLQMLKTNGKKQGYIIHGKGTGKLAEGVWSYLRRTRGVKSFRIGTPSEGGSGVTVVEV